The Nitrogeniibacter aestuarii genome has a window encoding:
- a CDS encoding M24 family metallopeptidase, protein MITPTTHAAERVGPAFSNDGMLRARQKTRQAICDIATRVTPGMVEEDAVTMAKQILVDSGMALSWHPTRVRFGRNTIKPMKMASEPGVVLQENDIFFIDIAPRLNAWEGDGGASFVVGEHADHARCASDAERLFHDVRNIWSTRHLTGEALYAYAEGAARKMGWELNFDLPGHRVSDFPHAAIHKGSLADLDVTPSAMRWILEIHLRDPERRFGAFYEDMLLDDEHYR, encoded by the coding sequence ATGATCACCCCTACGACGCACGCTGCCGAACGTGTCGGTCCGGCATTCTCGAACGACGGCATGCTGCGGGCCCGCCAGAAAACCCGACAGGCCATTTGCGATATCGCGACCCGTGTCACTCCCGGCATGGTGGAAGAAGACGCGGTCACCATGGCGAAGCAGATACTGGTCGACAGCGGTATGGCCTTGAGCTGGCATCCAACCCGTGTTCGCTTTGGCCGGAATACGATCAAGCCGATGAAGATGGCCTCGGAACCTGGCGTTGTACTGCAGGAAAACGACATCTTCTTCATTGATATCGCACCCCGCCTCAACGCATGGGAAGGCGATGGTGGCGCGAGTTTCGTTGTCGGTGAGCATGCTGACCATGCGCGGTGTGCGTCAGATGCAGAACGTCTTTTTCACGACGTTCGAAACATATGGTCAACCCGGCATTTAACCGGCGAAGCCTTGTACGCGTATGCGGAGGGCGCCGCCCGCAAGATGGGCTGGGAGCTCAATTTCGACCTCCCGGGGCATCGTGTGTCGGATTTTCCCCACGCAGCGATCCACAAGGGGTCGTTGGCGGACCTGGACGTCACACCATCAGCAATGCGCTGGATTCTGGAGATCCATCTGCGTGACCCGGAGCGACGCTTTGGTGCGTTCTACGAGGACATGCTGCTCGATGACGAGCACTACCGTTGA
- a CDS encoding class I SAM-dependent methyltransferase, protein MSYRYFEMKKSEADYFEMNRVGWDRRTAVHFESRFYDVDGFLAGNSSLRETELSEMEDVRGKKLLHLQCHFGLDTLSWARQGAICTGVDISPVAIQKAQELARKADLSARFVCSDVYGLAGSENEPFDIVFTSYGALCWLPDLTRWAEVVAANLAIGGRFYIVEFHPIHDLLTGFPYFTRSVPDIDEEGTYTENGAKAVAELATWSHPISSVINALVRVGIRVERFNEYPFSPYDCFEGMEEPEPGRFYLSHKGNDIPIVYSIVGTRVA, encoded by the coding sequence GTGAGTTATCGTTACTTTGAAATGAAAAAATCTGAAGCCGATTACTTCGAAATGAATCGCGTTGGTTGGGATCGCCGGACTGCGGTTCATTTTGAGTCCAGGTTCTATGACGTGGATGGATTTTTGGCCGGCAATTCATCACTTCGAGAGACTGAGTTGTCGGAAATGGAAGATGTCCGCGGCAAGAAGCTGTTACATCTGCAATGCCATTTCGGGCTGGATACGCTCTCGTGGGCTCGGCAAGGTGCTATATGCACTGGCGTCGACATATCACCAGTGGCAATTCAAAAGGCGCAGGAATTGGCACGGAAAGCTGATTTATCAGCGCGGTTCGTGTGTTCCGATGTCTATGGCTTAGCCGGCTCGGAAAACGAACCCTTCGATATTGTGTTCACCTCCTATGGGGCACTCTGCTGGCTTCCCGACTTGACGCGTTGGGCGGAGGTTGTTGCGGCAAATTTGGCCATTGGTGGCCGGTTCTACATCGTGGAATTCCACCCAATCCACGACTTGTTAACGGGCTTTCCGTACTTTACTCGTTCAGTTCCCGACATCGATGAGGAGGGCACGTACACCGAGAATGGGGCGAAAGCAGTTGCCGAGTTGGCCACTTGGTCGCACCCGATTTCTAGCGTAATCAATGCGTTGGTGCGTGTCGGAATCAGGGTTGAACGGTTCAACGAATATCCTTTCAGCCCATACGATTGTTTCGAGGGTATGGAGGAGCCGGAACCTGGCCGGTTCTATTTGAGCCACAAAGGGAACGATATACCGATCGTTTACAGTATTGTCGGGACAAGAGTTGCCTGA
- a CDS encoding GNAT family N-acetyltransferase codes for MSVKLIEESDWEGILKVQAGAYEKLGPEALEVLKCKWRNLPAANFVHAKDKVVDAYLIAHSWNHQVPPKLHTLLPENIHGSILLLHDLAVSNTVAGLGVGSKLVAHLVNAARLMKFAEIRLVSLRESVAFWQKMGFVEDSKVGACPGYGSGAKVMYRVLSTCTDAA; via the coding sequence ATGTCCGTCAAATTAATCGAGGAATCCGACTGGGAAGGCATTCTCAAGGTACAGGCCGGGGCCTACGAAAAACTCGGGCCTGAGGCGCTGGAAGTCTTGAAGTGTAAATGGCGGAATTTGCCGGCCGCCAACTTTGTTCATGCAAAGGATAAGGTAGTAGATGCCTACCTGATCGCTCACTCATGGAATCACCAGGTGCCTCCGAAGTTGCACACGCTGCTACCTGAAAATATCCATGGGTCCATTTTGTTATTACACGATTTGGCTGTATCGAATACGGTCGCTGGGCTTGGGGTTGGCTCGAAATTAGTGGCACACCTTGTCAACGCAGCAAGGCTCATGAAGTTTGCTGAAATCAGGCTGGTCTCTCTTCGGGAATCTGTCGCCTTTTGGCAGAAGATGGGCTTTGTCGAAGACTCGAAAGTAGGTGCCTGTCCAGGCTATGGCTCAGGAGCAAAGGTCATGTATCGAGTGCTTTCGACATGTACTGATGCGGCATAA
- a CDS encoding GlxA family transcriptional regulator encodes MTRHIGIVCPQGAQALDISGPLDVFAEANRFTCASDQYCLTVIGIEPGPIRCSNGVLLQPHRYYADACDAFDLLLVAGGPSVPDQKFSDDFAQWLRLASDRARRFGSICNGAFVLARAGLLAGRNVTTHWNDAPALSELCPDANVQADRLYVCDDKLYTSAGVTSGIDLALYLLALDHGQDIALNVAKRLVVFVQRSGGQSQFSPHLMPFIDHDSPIALVQQHVLACLDGDLGVQTLARVARMSPRNFARVFSREAKMTPAEFVERARMDAARKRLERDRRPLKTIAAECGFRDGQHMRDVFRRRLGVSPQQYRLSFGSVNATRPRTGINSNE; translated from the coding sequence ATGACGCGTCACATCGGCATCGTCTGTCCGCAGGGTGCGCAAGCACTGGATATCTCTGGACCACTGGACGTTTTTGCGGAAGCCAACCGATTCACTTGTGCGAGCGATCAGTATTGCCTGACTGTGATCGGGATCGAGCCCGGTCCGATCAGATGCTCGAACGGTGTCTTGCTTCAGCCACACCGTTACTACGCCGATGCTTGCGATGCGTTCGATCTGCTACTTGTGGCAGGCGGACCATCTGTGCCGGATCAGAAGTTTTCCGATGACTTTGCGCAGTGGCTGCGCCTGGCATCCGACCGGGCGCGGCGCTTCGGTTCGATTTGCAACGGCGCATTCGTTCTTGCCAGAGCGGGTCTATTGGCGGGCCGGAATGTCACCACCCACTGGAACGATGCTCCGGCATTGTCGGAGCTCTGTCCCGACGCCAATGTTCAGGCGGATCGGCTCTACGTATGCGACGACAAGCTCTATACGTCGGCGGGCGTCACCTCCGGTATCGATCTTGCGCTTTATCTGCTTGCCCTCGATCACGGCCAGGACATCGCGCTCAATGTCGCTAAACGGCTCGTTGTCTTTGTCCAACGATCTGGAGGTCAATCGCAGTTCAGTCCGCACCTGATGCCGTTCATCGACCATGATTCGCCAATAGCCTTGGTGCAGCAGCATGTCCTTGCATGTCTCGACGGCGATCTTGGCGTGCAGACGCTGGCACGTGTGGCTCGAATGAGCCCGCGTAACTTTGCCCGCGTGTTCTCCCGGGAAGCCAAGATGACGCCAGCGGAGTTTGTCGAGCGAGCACGCATGGACGCGGCACGCAAGCGATTGGAGCGCGACAGGAGGCCGCTCAAGACCATTGCAGCGGAATGTGGATTTCGTGACGGGCAGCATATGCGTGATGTGTTCCGCCGCCGCCTTGGTGTGTCGCCGCAACAATACCGACTGAGTTTCGGGTCAGTGAATGCAACGCGACCACGTACCGGGATCAACTCCAACGAGTGA
- the urtB gene encoding urea ABC transporter permease subunit UrtB, translating to MMRTLITFVLALFALLAHAAPSDEVFAKLAEDDSDSRIEAITALAADGSEESLKLLDALANDALAITAEGQLVILGDTEARDAKTGALLDRYPEYADAIYLNNRVRGALQGAMAASRVKSPDRAVRLAAANQLREDANEAMLPMLESALDTEQDKAVRAALILATAKINIAADDSGRRRKAAENLGESADASVKFMLGDLLKQNEDGSFAEPDEAVRAAAKASIEQIDRRLAMADVANTIFSGISLGSILMLAALGLAITYGVMGVINMAHGELLMVGAYATFVVQSLFRSYLPEYADLYVLAAVPAAFFIAAIVGMIMERTVIRWLYGRTLETLLATWGLSLILIQGARVIFGPQNQEVANPSWMSGGVEVFANVVLPWNRIVIIAFAGFVLLLVWLMMQKTRLGMFVRAVTQNRAMAGCVGVPTARIDTLAFGIGAGIAGLGGCALSQVANVGPAMGQGYIVDSFMVVVLGGVGQLAGAVTAAMGLGLMTKFLEGWSGAVVAKILVLVFIIVFIQKRPQGLFAVKGRFVED from the coding sequence ATGATGCGAACGCTCATCACATTCGTCCTGGCCCTGTTCGCCCTCCTCGCCCATGCAGCCCCCTCTGACGAGGTGTTTGCGAAGCTGGCGGAAGACGATTCAGACAGCCGGATCGAGGCGATCACCGCGCTGGCCGCCGACGGCAGCGAAGAGAGCCTCAAACTGCTCGACGCGCTCGCCAACGATGCGCTGGCCATCACGGCCGAGGGGCAACTGGTGATCCTCGGCGACACCGAGGCGCGCGACGCGAAAACCGGCGCCCTGCTCGACCGGTATCCGGAATACGCCGACGCCATCTACCTGAACAACCGCGTGCGTGGTGCCCTGCAAGGCGCCATGGCCGCCAGCCGCGTCAAGTCGCCCGACCGCGCGGTGCGCCTCGCCGCCGCCAACCAGCTGCGCGAGGACGCCAACGAAGCCATGCTGCCGATGCTCGAGTCGGCGCTGGACACGGAGCAGGACAAGGCGGTGCGTGCCGCCCTCATTCTTGCGACCGCCAAGATCAATATCGCTGCAGACGACAGCGGCCGACGCCGCAAGGCCGCCGAAAACCTGGGCGAATCGGCCGACGCCTCGGTCAAGTTCATGCTGGGCGACCTGCTCAAACAGAACGAGGACGGCAGCTTTGCCGAACCCGACGAGGCGGTGCGTGCCGCCGCCAAGGCCTCCATCGAGCAGATCGACCGACGCCTGGCCATGGCTGATGTGGCCAACACCATCTTCAGTGGCATTTCGCTGGGTTCCATCCTCATGCTCGCGGCCCTGGGGCTGGCCATCACCTACGGCGTGATGGGCGTGATCAACATGGCCCATGGCGAACTGCTCATGGTGGGTGCTTACGCCACCTTCGTGGTGCAAAGCCTGTTCCGCAGCTACCTGCCCGAATACGCCGACCTGTACGTGCTGGCCGCCGTGCCGGCCGCCTTCTTCATCGCCGCCATCGTCGGCATGATCATGGAGCGCACGGTCATCCGCTGGCTGTATGGCCGCACGCTCGAAACCCTGCTGGCCACCTGGGGCCTGTCGCTGATTCTCATCCAGGGCGCGCGCGTGATCTTCGGCCCGCAGAACCAGGAGGTGGCCAACCCCTCGTGGATGAGTGGCGGCGTCGAGGTGTTCGCCAACGTGGTGCTGCCATGGAACCGCATCGTCATCATCGCCTTCGCCGGCTTCGTGCTGTTGCTGGTGTGGCTGATGATGCAGAAGACCCGCCTGGGCATGTTCGTGCGCGCCGTCACCCAGAACCGCGCCATGGCCGGTTGCGTGGGCGTGCCCACCGCGCGCATCGACACCCTGGCCTTCGGCATCGGCGCCGGCATTGCCGGCCTGGGCGGCTGCGCCCTGTCGCAGGTGGCCAACGTGGGCCCGGCCATGGGCCAGGGCTACATCGTCGATTCCTTCATGGTGGTCGTGCTCGGCGGCGTGGGCCAGTTGGCCGGTGCCGTGACGGCCGCCATGGGCCTGGGTCTGATGACCAAGTTCCTCGAAGGCTGGTCGGGCGCCGTGGTCGCCAAGATCCTGGTGCTGGTCTTCATCATCGTCTTCATCCAGAAGCGCCCCCAAGGTCTGTTCGCGGTCAAAGGCCGCTTCGTGGAGGATTAA
- the urtA gene encoding urea ABC transporter substrate-binding protein has translation MKNRRSFIKALTLSASIAAIGSVSTFAQAADTIKVGILHSLSGTMAISETALKNTALMTIEEINANGGVMGKMLEPVVVDPASDWPLFAEKARQLISQDKVSVVFGCWTSVSRKSVLPVFKELNSLLFYPVQYEGEELEKNVFYTGAAPNQQAIPAVEYLMSKDGGEAKRFVLLGTDYVYPRTTNKILRAFLHSKGVADADIMEEYTPFGHSDYQTIIAKIKKFAAEGKKTAVVSTINGDSNVPFYKELGNAGLKATDVPVVAFSVGEEELRGVDAKPLAGHLAAWNYFMSVKNPTNAAFIKKYQTWAKANGVPNADTVVTNDPMEATYVGIHMWKQAVEQAGTTDVDKVIAAMGGQTFKAPSGFTLTMDKTNHHLHKPVLIGEVRPDGQFSTVWKTKEPIRAQPWSPYIEGNESKQGM, from the coding sequence ATGAAGAACCGCCGTAGTTTCATCAAGGCCCTGACGCTGTCTGCTTCGATTGCTGCCATCGGGTCCGTGTCCACGTTTGCCCAGGCCGCCGACACCATCAAGGTGGGTATCCTGCATTCGCTGTCCGGCACCATGGCCATTTCCGAAACGGCGCTGAAGAACACGGCGCTGATGACCATTGAAGAGATCAATGCCAACGGCGGCGTGATGGGCAAGATGCTCGAGCCGGTGGTGGTGGATCCGGCCTCTGACTGGCCGCTGTTTGCCGAAAAGGCCCGCCAGCTGATCAGCCAGGACAAGGTGTCGGTGGTGTTCGGTTGCTGGACGTCGGTGTCGCGCAAGTCGGTGCTGCCGGTGTTCAAGGAGCTCAACAGCCTGCTGTTCTACCCGGTGCAGTACGAGGGTGAAGAGCTCGAGAAGAACGTGTTCTACACAGGCGCAGCGCCCAACCAGCAGGCCATTCCGGCGGTGGAATACCTGATGAGCAAGGACGGTGGCGAGGCCAAGCGCTTCGTGCTGCTGGGTACCGACTATGTGTACCCGCGCACCACCAACAAGATCCTGCGCGCCTTCCTGCATTCCAAAGGCGTTGCGGATGCGGACATCATGGAGGAATACACCCCCTTCGGTCACTCCGATTACCAGACCATCATCGCCAAGATCAAGAAGTTCGCTGCCGAGGGCAAGAAGACCGCCGTGGTCTCGACCATCAACGGTGACTCCAACGTGCCCTTCTACAAGGAACTGGGCAACGCCGGCCTGAAGGCGACCGATGTGCCGGTGGTGGCCTTCTCGGTGGGTGAAGAGGAACTGCGCGGGGTGGATGCCAAGCCCCTGGCCGGCCACCTGGCCGCCTGGAACTACTTCATGAGCGTGAAGAACCCGACCAATGCGGCCTTCATCAAGAAGTACCAGACCTGGGCCAAGGCCAACGGTGTGCCGAACGCCGACACCGTGGTCACCAACGACCCGATGGAAGCCACCTACGTGGGCATCCACATGTGGAAGCAGGCGGTCGAACAGGCCGGCACCACCGACGTGGATAAGGTGATTGCAGCCATGGGCGGCCAGACCTTCAAGGCGCCGAGCGGCTTCACCCTGACCATGGACAAGACCAACCATCACCTGCACAAGCCGGTGCTGATCGGCGAAGTGCGCCCGGACGGCCAGTTCTCCACCGTGTGGAAAACCAAGGAGCCGATCCGCGCCCAGCCGTGGAGCCCGTACATCGAGGGTAACGAGTCCAAGCAGGGCATGTAA
- the urtD gene encoding urea ABC transporter ATP-binding protein UrtD, whose translation MSPALHDNQAVSGNASGGHVVQPGELDLSHKVILYLEGISVSFDGFKAINNLNLSIDAGELRAIIGPNGAGKTTMMDIITGKTKPDEGKAFFGQTIDLTRMNEPQIAHAGIGRKFQKPTVFENHSVFENLELAMKMNKGVFKSLFFQLADDERDRVADVLKRIRLAGEADRQAGLLSHGQKQWLEIGMLLMQEPRLLLLDEPVAGMTDEETERTAELFVSLAGKHSLMVVEHDMAFVEALGGKVTVLHEGSVLAEGDLDEVQNDPRVIEVYLGR comes from the coding sequence ATGAGCCCCGCATTGCATGACAACCAGGCCGTTTCGGGCAACGCCAGCGGCGGCCACGTGGTCCAGCCGGGCGAGCTGGATCTGTCCCACAAGGTCATCCTGTATCTGGAAGGCATCTCGGTCAGCTTCGATGGTTTCAAGGCCATCAACAACCTGAACCTGTCCATCGACGCGGGCGAGTTGCGCGCCATCATCGGCCCCAACGGTGCGGGCAAGACCACGATGATGGACATCATCACCGGTAAGACCAAGCCGGACGAGGGTAAGGCGTTTTTCGGCCAGACCATTGACCTGACCCGCATGAACGAGCCGCAGATCGCCCATGCGGGCATCGGCCGCAAATTCCAGAAGCCGACCGTGTTCGAGAACCACAGCGTGTTCGAGAACCTGGAACTGGCCATGAAGATGAACAAGGGCGTGTTCAAGAGCCTGTTCTTCCAGCTCGCCGACGACGAACGCGACCGGGTGGCCGACGTGTTGAAGCGCATTCGCCTGGCGGGCGAGGCCGACCGGCAGGCCGGCCTGCTCTCCCACGGCCAGAAGCAGTGGCTGGAGATCGGCATGCTGCTCATGCAGGAGCCCAGACTGCTGCTGCTCGACGAGCCCGTCGCCGGCATGACCGACGAGGAAACCGAACGCACCGCCGAGCTCTTCGTGAGCCTGGCCGGCAAGCATTCGCTGATGGTGGTGGAGCACGACATGGCCTTCGTCGAGGCGCTCGGCGGCAAGGTGACCGTGCTGCATGAAGGCTCGGTGCTGGCCGAAGGCGATCTGGACGAAGTGCAGAACGACCCGCGTGTGATCGAAGTGTATCTGGGCCGCTGA
- the urtC gene encoding urea ABC transporter permease subunit UrtC: MRTPLTVRLFQATPRRGWIAIALFALIAWVGVPAAHLLLPEGSALHVSAYTVTLLGKILCYAVVAVAMDLIWGYAGILSLGHGLFFALGGYAFGMYLMREIGTDGSYGSMLPDFMVFLDWKELPWFWVGTDSFLWSMILVVAVPGLIAYIFGWFAFRSRIKGVYFSIITQALTYAAMLMFFRNETGFGGNNGFTDFKRILGYDITTSEMRLVLFGLSAALLIAVLVLGRYIVTSKFGRVLAAIRDSESRVRFIGYEPTQYKLAIWTLSAVLCALAGALYVPQVGIINPSEMSPANSIEIAVWVAVGGRGTLIGAVIGAFIVNLAKSFFTVTFPDYWLFFLGFLFVAVTLFMPHGVVGLWKQFFQRDTPQTEDDLGAPDTTRADTAKGATA, encoded by the coding sequence GTGAGAACACCTTTGACTGTCCGCCTGTTTCAGGCCACACCGCGCCGTGGCTGGATCGCCATTGCCCTGTTCGCCCTGATCGCCTGGGTGGGCGTGCCCGCCGCCCATCTGCTGTTGCCCGAGGGCAGCGCGCTGCATGTGTCGGCCTATACGGTCACCCTGCTGGGCAAGATCCTCTGCTACGCCGTGGTCGCCGTGGCCATGGACCTGATCTGGGGCTACGCCGGCATCCTGTCACTCGGCCACGGGCTGTTCTTCGCGCTGGGCGGCTACGCCTTCGGCATGTACCTGATGCGCGAGATCGGCACCGACGGCAGCTACGGCTCGATGCTGCCCGACTTCATGGTCTTTCTGGACTGGAAGGAGCTGCCCTGGTTCTGGGTGGGCACCGACAGCTTCCTGTGGTCGATGATCCTGGTCGTCGCCGTGCCGGGCCTGATCGCCTACATCTTTGGCTGGTTCGCCTTCCGCTCGCGCATCAAGGGGGTGTACTTCTCGATCATCACCCAGGCGCTCACCTACGCGGCGATGCTGATGTTCTTCCGCAACGAGACCGGCTTCGGCGGCAACAACGGTTTTACCGACTTCAAGCGCATCCTCGGCTACGACATCACCACGTCCGAAATGCGGCTGGTGCTGTTCGGGCTGTCGGCGGCGCTGCTGATCGCCGTGCTGGTGCTGGGCCGCTACATCGTCACCTCGAAATTCGGCCGGGTGCTGGCGGCGATTCGCGATTCGGAATCCCGCGTGCGCTTCATCGGTTACGAGCCGACCCAGTACAAGCTGGCCATCTGGACGCTTTCGGCCGTGCTGTGCGCCCTGGCCGGTGCGCTGTACGTGCCGCAGGTGGGCATCATCAACCCGAGCGAGATGAGCCCGGCCAACTCCATCGAGATCGCCGTGTGGGTGGCCGTGGGCGGTCGCGGCACGCTGATCGGCGCGGTCATCGGCGCCTTCATCGTCAATCTGGCCAAGAGCTTCTTCACCGTCACCTTCCCGGACTACTGGCTGTTCTTCCTGGGCTTCCTGTTCGTGGCGGTCACCCTGTTCATGCCGCACGGCGTCGTCGGCCTGTGGAAGCAGTTCTTCCAACGCGACACGCCCCAGACCGAGGATGACCTCGGCGCCCCTGACACCACCCGCGCCGACACTGCCAAAGGAGCCACCGCATGA
- a CDS encoding PEP-CTERM sorting domain-containing protein, with amino-acid sequence MRLALLAATSLFSLSAHAVVVTNVIFDPWPITEDIVTFESVTAPSSVNGLDAITDGVKPDPGSSWQSQTWWTDSSAEIHFTLPGLYQLGNIGLFHDSNDDYALYASADGQAWDLLASFPASNAANDGMVSGYTFPLFNAPAYRELRLTASGGDGQYGIGEIAVTGVSAVPEASSVAMMLTGLGLLGAVARKKQYPKQ; translated from the coding sequence ATGCGCCTCGCCCTTCTCGCCGCCACCTCCCTGTTCAGCCTGTCCGCGCATGCAGTTGTCGTCACCAATGTCATCTTCGACCCCTGGCCAATCACTGAGGACATCGTCACGTTTGAGTCCGTGACAGCCCCTTCATCCGTCAATGGCCTCGACGCCATCACCGATGGCGTCAAGCCGGACCCGGGGAGCAGTTGGCAAAGCCAGACGTGGTGGACCGACAGTTCGGCCGAGATCCACTTCACGCTCCCCGGCCTTTACCAGCTCGGCAACATCGGTCTTTTTCACGACAGCAACGACGACTATGCCCTCTATGCCAGCGCCGATGGTCAAGCCTGGGATCTGTTGGCCAGCTTCCCCGCGAGTAATGCGGCCAACGATGGCATGGTGTCGGGCTACACCTTCCCACTCTTCAATGCGCCGGCCTATCGCGAACTCAGATTGACCGCTTCGGGCGGCGATGGTCAGTACGGTATTGGCGAGATCGCCGTGACTGGTGTCTCGGCGGTCCCCGAAGCCAGCAGCGTTGCAATGATGCTCACCGGCCTCGGGCTGCTCGGCGCCGTGGCCAGAAAGAAACAATACCCAAAGCAATAG
- the urtE gene encoding urea ABC transporter ATP-binding subunit UrtE, translating into MLKVNNLNQYYGGSHILRNLSFDVPMGKVTTLLGRNGVGKTTLLKTLMGLVPSKTGSITFEVDGKTHDITKAPSYGRVKAGIGFVPQGREIFPRLTVEENLQMGLATCPASAKLPDRIFEMFPVLLKMMRRRGGDLSGGQQQQLAIGRALAMGPRLLILDEPTEGIQPSIIKDIERAIRTLAETGEMAILLVEQYYDFAESLADHYLLMERGEIIMRGRGDEMQAHGVKDALSV; encoded by the coding sequence ATGCTGAAAGTCAACAACCTCAACCAGTACTACGGCGGCAGTCACATCCTGCGCAACCTGAGCTTCGACGTACCCATGGGCAAGGTCACGACCCTGCTCGGGCGTAACGGCGTGGGCAAGACCACGTTGCTCAAGACGCTGATGGGCCTGGTCCCGAGCAAGACCGGCTCGATCACCTTCGAGGTCGATGGCAAGACGCACGACATCACCAAGGCGCCCTCCTACGGCCGGGTCAAAGCCGGGATCGGTTTCGTCCCGCAAGGTCGCGAGATCTTCCCGCGCCTGACCGTGGAAGAGAACCTGCAGATGGGCCTGGCCACCTGCCCCGCCTCCGCCAAACTGCCGGATCGCATCTTCGAGATGTTCCCGGTGCTGCTCAAGATGATGCGCCGTCGCGGCGGCGATCTCTCCGGCGGCCAGCAACAGCAGCTGGCCATCGGCCGCGCCCTGGCCATGGGCCCGCGCCTGCTGATCCTGGACGAGCCCACCGAAGGCATCCAGCCCTCGATCATCAAGGACATCGAGCGCGCCATCCGCACCCTGGCCGAAACCGGCGAGATGGCGATTTTGCTGGTCGAGCAGTACTACGACTTTGCCGAATCGCTGGCGGATCACTACCTGCTCATGGAGCGCGGCGAGATCATCATGCGCGGCCGTGGTGACGAAATGCAGGCGCATGGGGTGAAAGACGCGCTGTCGGTGTGA